A segment of the Aerosakkonema funiforme FACHB-1375 genome:
CAAGTCTCAATCTCCGAATCCCTCCCCATCTCCTCATCTTTGGCGGTAGTTGTGGGAAACTTAGATCGGAATGCACTAGCCCCTCAAAAAAATGTCCTACTCTCAACGCCTGCTCCAAAAAGGCAATCGCCTGACTCGTTTTGCACATCAATCCCGCTTTAGCGCCGTTTTGAATGTTCTTGGCAACACTCGATACGATCGAGCCTTAGATTACGGATGTGGCGACGGTTGGCTGCTCAGAACAGCATACGAGCAAAACACAGTAAAATCGGGAATAGGCGTTGATGTAGATCCCTATATGCTGTCAGCTTGCCAGGAAATATTCGCGGATATACCTGGCTTTCAATTTTGCAAACCAGAGGAATTATCGCAAAAAATACCGCCACAAAGTTGCGATATAATCTTCTGCACTGAAACGCTCGAACATATCGGTAATCCTCAAAAAGCTTTGGAGCAAATTCTAATTTATTGTCAACCAAAAGCCACAATGGTAATTTCTGTACCTATCGAGATTGGGCCATCACTTTTATTAAAGCAAATGGGACGTTATTTTGCTAATAGGAATGGAAATTATGGCTACGAACCATATAAGTTAAAAGAGATATTTTCAGCGGCTATTTTATGGGATGCTAACAGTTTTACTTCTTCTCACTCTTTGCAATTAGACTACACTGGTCACAAGGGATTTGATTATCGTAAAATAGAGAAACTATTACAAGAAAAAGTCAAAATCGAGCGGCGGATTTTCTCTCCATTTCCCTGGAGTGGCAGTTTCCTTAACAGCACGGTAATTTGGGTGTGTAGCGTGGAAAATTATTAAACATTGGCTAATGTGTTGAATCGCAAACGGAAGCGATTTAAGTTACTCTTCTTAGCAAGCACCGCCCTGACGGTATTGCTAGTAATAATTCCGGTGCGACTGGCGATCGCTCATCTGCAAGCACCCCAACCCCAAGCTATATTTACATTAGGCGGAGGAATAGAGCGAGAAATTTTTACCGCCGAATTTGCCCTCGCTCATCCTACATTAGAAATTTGGGTTTCTACTGGCGTACCGACTTACAGGAGTAACGAGATTTTTCGCGCCTACGGTATTCCAGAAAGCAGACTGCATATAGATAGACGAGCAGTAGATACTGTCACCAACTTTACCACTTTAGTTGCCGATTTCAAAAGTCGGCATATGCAACATTTGTACGTAATTACCTCAGCCCATCATATACCGCGAGCGATGGCGATCGCTACCATCATTTTCGGCAGCCAAGGTATCGCCTTTACACCAGTATCCGTGCCATCCGGCGAACCAGTCGAATCTTGGCTTCGCATTTTCCGCGATATTTGTCGTTCGTTGCTTTGGATTTTTACAGGTCGTACTGGAGCCAGTTTTTCTCATAAATTGGAGGTGTGGAGATGAGGATACCAGCTAAGTATTGGATACCGGCTTCTGTCGTTGGGATCTTAATCACCACCGAAGTGACATTGCGGCTGGCTTTGGGTTTGGGAAATCCAGTTTTAGTACAAGCTGACTCCGATACAGGCTATCGATTTCAACCAAATCAAAAAATATTTCGATTTGGCAAGCACATTCAGTACAACCAATACTCTCAGCGTTCCGAACCGATTACACCAGAAAAGCCAGCAGGAAAACTGAGAATATTAATGCTGGGCGACTCGGTTCTTAATGGCGGTAATCCTACAGATCAAAGTCAAATTATTACAGAACTTTTTGAGGCAAAATTATCTGCATCCGGACATCCGGCAGAAGTTCTCAACGCCTCATCCGGTTCTTGGGGAATTGGCAATCAACTCGGATACCTGCGGAAATTCGGTACTTTTAACGCAGATGCCGTCATTCTGCAAATAGGTACTCACGATTTAACTCAGCCTACCAGTAATAGCGAGATCGTCGGTCATCATCCCTCTTTTCCCACTCATCCGCCGCTGCTAGCAATTCAGGAAGCTTGGACGCGCTACGCTTGGCCGAACTTAGCCTTTCGCTTAAAGCTGGGTTCTTTGCCTGGTGAACTTCCGCCTCCCACTTCTGCCGATCCCGATCGACAGTTCAAAGAGAATATGCAAAGTTTAAAACAGATAGCGATCCTGGTTCGCAGCAAGAAGATACCAGTGTTTGTTTTATTTACCCCCAATTATGATGATTTACTGCCAAACCCGAAACAGCCCAAGTATAAATCCGAGTTTTTACGGTTGCTAAAAAATTTACGAGTTCCTATGATTGACGCTCATGCGGTTTGGTCAACTTTACCACCTGGGACTGTAAAAACTTATTTTCGAGATTGGGTACACCTGACAGTGCCAGCGCATCAAGCGATCGCTCAAAAACTCTTCGATCGACTTTGCGTAGGTCGCCAGTTACCAGCCTGTTTACCCAAGAAGCCTCCGACTTCAGCGATCGTGCCTTAAAGAATCTTTTAATTATTTGCTTCCGTCAGTAATACCACGGTGGCGATATGTACAACCAGAAAATCTGTTTGCGTACCAACAGCAAAAATACGGGTTGGCAACCCCGATCTATATTTATACAGTCTCTTCCCCAGGATCTCCGGAATAATAAGTGAGGGTTTTGTAGACTTTATAGGTAAACTACTTTACCCGCAAAGGCACAACCTATGAGGGAAAGAGGGTCAGAGCTAAACAAGCTCAAAAGAAAGCTACCTAATTCCGAACGCAGCAAGATCGCTTGCTGTCTGAAGAATTAAAATTTCGCCTTTGAATTGCAAAACTACCCCGAAAGGGCTGATATCAGCTACAATCGGTCGCCTTGTGCCACAACCAATTGCACTGCCTTAAGTCCTTTCACCAAAACCAAAGGCTTGACCAGAAAGCGATACACCCCAGTGAGCTTTCGATTTGCCTACTCTGGGAACGGGGTATCCAACGGGGACATCTAAGTAAATTAATTCAGGGAAGGAGGTTTGAGATGCTAAAGATCCGGCTTCTCAAGACAGGTCTCCCCTTCTTTTGGTTGGGTATGAAAAAATAAATGGCTTCAGGGGAAGGGATGGCTCTAGTTGCGTCACTATTGTTTTGACCTCACGAAAGCTTTAGGGCATGATAAATGGGAATTCTACAAGGGGAACACAAGTTGTACCAGTTTTTGACTCACCGGCGAGGTGCCATAAGGAATGGAAATATTCCCAAACAGCAGCATTCAGTGAAACTATCTATTATTACCCAGTTTTATCCACCTGACTATGCCGCTACCGGACAGCTCATTGAAGAGCTAGCCTCGCAGTTGAGGCATTACGGTATGTACGTCCACATCTTCACAGGACAGCCAGGGTACGCCTTTCAAAAGGAAAGCGCTCCCAGCGAAGAATATAAGGACATGATGTCGATCAGGCGATCGCGCACATCTCGACTTTGGCCCAAACGAATACGCGGTAAAGCGGTCAACGGTCTGTTATTCTGTGTGCGATCGGCAGTCCACTTACTGAAAACCTCTTGGAGAGGCGATGTTTTACTCGTCACCACTGCACCGCCTTTCCTACCAATTTTGGGCTACTTAATTAATCTTTGGTTTGGATTGCCCTATGTATGTTTGCTGTATGATTTGTATCCCGATGTAGCGGTGGAACTGCAAGTCGTCCCCGTTCACCATTGGTTAGTTCGACTGTGGGATGTAATTAACCAACAAATTTGGAAAAACGCCCAAGGGGTAATAGTCCTCAGCCCCTCTATGAAACAGCGCATCGTCGCCAAGTGTCCGGAAGTCGCAGATAAAGTTGCCGTCATTCACAGTTGGGCCGATCCCGATATCATTGTCCCGATGCCCAAACAAGAAAACTGGTTCGCCCAAAAGTACAAGCTGGTAGATCAATTTACGGTTCTTTATTCCGGTAACATAGGGCGCTGTCACGATATGGAGACAATTGTGGAAGCGGCGGAACTTCTGCAAAACGAACCTATTCAATTTGTCTTTATTGGGGATGGCGCTAAGCGTCAAGCTTGTGAGGATAGAATCGCCGAGCTGGGTTTGACGAATTGTTTGTTTTTGCCTTACCAGCACAAGGAGAACCTTCCTTACTCGCTGACTGCTTGTGATTTATCTTTAGTCACGGTCAGTCCGGGAATGGAGGGATTGGTTGCTCCCAGCAAACTTTACGGTATTTTAGCGGCTGGGCGTCCGGTGGGAGTAATTTGTGAGGAACGTTCCTATTTACGCCAGCTGGTTGAAGAAGCGAAGTGCGGTGCTTCTTTCCGGAATAACGATGCTACCGGCTTGGCTAATTTTATTCGCCGTTTGGCTAGCGATAGCCAGTTAGCCGATCTCATGGGTAAAGCGGGTCGTTCCTACCTCAAATCCAACTTTACGCTGGACATTATTGCCCAAAAATATTCGGAGGTGTTGCTGGGTAAAGCCATAGTCACAGAACCAGAACCAACACCGCAAACACCGATCGTCGTTAATCAAGCTCACTAATAATTTCTTTGGCTTCGCAGATACCTGTTTCGGGGTCTGGCAGCAATTAAATATTTCGCCCCTACTCGTCTTGAGGATTGAGGCGAATCATCTCCCAAGTGGTGTAAGTTCCGATCGGACTCCAAATCGCGTAAGGAAGAAGTAACAAAGCTGCCCAGCCAGAAACAGTCCAGACTGTTATTGCTAAAATTACGCCCAAAATCGAACCAATAGCACCAATAATAGTGCCTACTTTGAGACTGCGAAGCCTAAACATAACAGGGGTGTAGGCTACGATCGCAA
Coding sequences within it:
- a CDS encoding YdcF family protein, translating into MANVLNRKRKRFKLLFLASTALTVLLVIIPVRLAIAHLQAPQPQAIFTLGGGIEREIFTAEFALAHPTLEIWVSTGVPTYRSNEIFRAYGIPESRLHIDRRAVDTVTNFTTLVADFKSRHMQHLYVITSAHHIPRAMAIATIIFGSQGIAFTPVSVPSGEPVESWLRIFRDICRSLLWIFTGRTGASFSHKLEVWR
- a CDS encoding class I SAM-dependent methyltransferase is translated as MSYSQRLLQKGNRLTRFAHQSRFSAVLNVLGNTRYDRALDYGCGDGWLLRTAYEQNTVKSGIGVDVDPYMLSACQEIFADIPGFQFCKPEELSQKIPPQSCDIIFCTETLEHIGNPQKALEQILIYCQPKATMVISVPIEIGPSLLLKQMGRYFANRNGNYGYEPYKLKEIFSAAILWDANSFTSSHSLQLDYTGHKGFDYRKIEKLLQEKVKIERRIFSPFPWSGSFLNSTVIWVCSVENY
- a CDS encoding SGNH/GDSL hydrolase family protein, whose translation is MRIPAKYWIPASVVGILITTEVTLRLALGLGNPVLVQADSDTGYRFQPNQKIFRFGKHIQYNQYSQRSEPITPEKPAGKLRILMLGDSVLNGGNPTDQSQIITELFEAKLSASGHPAEVLNASSGSWGIGNQLGYLRKFGTFNADAVILQIGTHDLTQPTSNSEIVGHHPSFPTHPPLLAIQEAWTRYAWPNLAFRLKLGSLPGELPPPTSADPDRQFKENMQSLKQIAILVRSKKIPVFVLFTPNYDDLLPNPKQPKYKSEFLRLLKNLRVPMIDAHAVWSTLPPGTVKTYFRDWVHLTVPAHQAIAQKLFDRLCVGRQLPACLPKKPPTSAIVP
- a CDS encoding glycosyltransferase family 4 protein codes for the protein MGILQGEHKLYQFLTHRRGAIRNGNIPKQQHSVKLSIITQFYPPDYAATGQLIEELASQLRHYGMYVHIFTGQPGYAFQKESAPSEEYKDMMSIRRSRTSRLWPKRIRGKAVNGLLFCVRSAVHLLKTSWRGDVLLVTTAPPFLPILGYLINLWFGLPYVCLLYDLYPDVAVELQVVPVHHWLVRLWDVINQQIWKNAQGVIVLSPSMKQRIVAKCPEVADKVAVIHSWADPDIIVPMPKQENWFAQKYKLVDQFTVLYSGNIGRCHDMETIVEAAELLQNEPIQFVFIGDGAKRQACEDRIAELGLTNCLFLPYQHKENLPYSLTACDLSLVTVSPGMEGLVAPSKLYGILAAGRPVGVICEERSYLRQLVEEAKCGASFRNNDATGLANFIRRLASDSQLADLMGKAGRSYLKSNFTLDIIAQKYSEVLLGKAIVTEPEPTPQTPIVVNQAH